A region of Streptomyces sp. NBC_01750 DNA encodes the following proteins:
- a CDS encoding TetR/AcrR family transcriptional regulator — protein sequence MARMSADERRESVIRAAITEFARGGYNGTSTEAIAKRVGVSQPYLFRLFKNKRELFLAAALRCLEETPKAFADALERRPDSSPLEAMAAAYMRLIEDRDKLLMQMQTYVAVASAEVAGDYEFGERIRAAWVEIWDQAQVAFAGDVNEVTDFLGCGMLINVLVALGFPEDHRVWSGLDMSDIGVPR from the coding sequence ATGGCCAGGATGAGCGCAGACGAGCGACGCGAGAGCGTCATCCGCGCCGCGATCACCGAGTTCGCGCGCGGCGGCTACAACGGCACCTCCACCGAGGCGATCGCCAAGCGGGTCGGCGTATCGCAGCCGTACCTCTTCCGTCTCTTCAAGAACAAGCGGGAGCTGTTCCTCGCGGCCGCACTCCGCTGCCTGGAGGAGACCCCGAAGGCATTCGCCGACGCCCTCGAGCGGCGTCCCGACAGCTCACCGCTGGAGGCGATGGCGGCGGCGTACATGCGGCTCATCGAGGACAGGGACAAGCTGCTGATGCAGATGCAGACCTATGTCGCCGTGGCCTCCGCCGAGGTGGCGGGGGACTACGAGTTCGGTGAGCGGATCAGGGCAGCCTGGGTCGAGATCTGGGACCAGGCGCAGGTCGCCTTCGCCGGGGACGTGAACGAGGTGACCGACTTCCTCGGTTGCGGAATGCTGATCAACGTCCTGGTGGCGCTGGGCTTCCCGGAGGATCACCGGGTGTGGTCCGGGCTCGACATGTCCGACATCGGGGTTCCGCGCTAG
- a CDS encoding DHA2 family efflux MFS transporter permease subunit, which translates to MNQQAARRGSAAWALVITSVAGFMAALDNLVVTTALPSIRKDLGGALEDLEWTVSAYTLTFAVLLMFGAALGDRFGRRKLFIAGLAIFTGASAAAALAPGIDALIAARAVQGVGAAVMMPLTLTLLTAAVPAARRGAALGIFSAVTGLAVASGPLIGGSLTEHISWQWIFWLNVPIGLALLPLARLRLDESHAPHARIDVPGTLLVSGGLFGIVYALVNGNADGWSSTPVLAGLIVGAALLAGFVYHGFNNKNPMLPMRLFRNRAFFGINIASLLMFLGMFGSIFLLSQFLQGVAGYSPTEAGLRMLPWTGMPLIVAPIAGYLSDKIGGRPVVATGLALQAVGLGLFALVLEPGVSYAAQLPGLILGGIGMALYFAPAASVVMSSVRPAEQGIASGANNALREVGGALGVAVLGAVFAARGGYESADAFTDGTVPALWIGAGAVALAALTALLIPGRRRPADAGPQEASPAAEERESIAV; encoded by the coding sequence GTGAACCAGCAAGCAGCCCGCCGCGGCAGCGCCGCCTGGGCCCTTGTCATCACCAGCGTCGCCGGCTTCATGGCGGCCCTCGACAACCTCGTCGTCACCACCGCACTCCCCTCCATCCGCAAGGATCTCGGCGGTGCGCTGGAGGACCTCGAATGGACGGTGAGCGCGTACACCCTCACCTTCGCCGTACTGCTGATGTTCGGTGCGGCCCTCGGTGACCGCTTCGGCCGCCGGAAGCTCTTCATCGCCGGCCTCGCGATCTTCACCGGCGCCTCCGCCGCGGCCGCGCTCGCACCCGGTATCGACGCCCTCATCGCCGCCCGCGCCGTCCAGGGCGTCGGCGCCGCGGTCATGATGCCGCTCACCCTGACCCTGCTCACGGCGGCCGTGCCCGCCGCTCGCCGCGGCGCGGCCCTCGGCATATTCAGCGCCGTCACCGGTCTCGCCGTCGCCAGCGGCCCCCTCATCGGTGGCAGCCTCACCGAACACATCTCGTGGCAGTGGATCTTCTGGCTGAACGTCCCGATCGGACTGGCCCTGCTGCCGCTCGCCCGGCTGCGCCTCGACGAGTCGCACGCCCCGCACGCCCGGATCGACGTCCCCGGCACCCTCCTCGTCAGCGGCGGCCTCTTCGGCATCGTCTACGCGCTGGTCAACGGCAACGCCGACGGCTGGTCCAGCACCCCGGTCCTCGCGGGCCTGATCGTGGGCGCCGCACTGCTCGCCGGCTTCGTCTACCACGGCTTCAACAACAAGAACCCCATGCTCCCCATGCGGCTCTTCCGTAACCGCGCATTCTTCGGGATCAATATCGCGAGCCTGCTGATGTTCCTGGGGATGTTCGGTTCGATCTTCCTGCTCAGCCAGTTCCTGCAGGGCGTCGCCGGCTACTCGCCCACCGAGGCCGGCCTGCGGATGCTCCCCTGGACCGGAATGCCGCTGATCGTCGCGCCGATCGCCGGATACCTCTCCGACAAGATCGGCGGCCGCCCGGTCGTCGCCACCGGCCTCGCCCTCCAGGCGGTCGGCCTCGGGCTCTTCGCCCTGGTCCTCGAACCCGGTGTCTCGTACGCGGCCCAGCTTCCCGGCCTGATCCTCGGCGGTATCGGCATGGCGCTCTACTTCGCCCCCGCTGCCAGCGTGGTCATGTCCAGCGTCCGCCCCGCCGAGCAGGGCATTGCCTCGGGCGCCAACAACGCCCTGCGTGAGGTCGGCGGTGCCCTCGGTGTCGCGGTTCTCGGCGCTGTCTTCGCGGCCCGGGGCGGCTACGAGTCCGCCGACGCCTTCACCGACGGCACCGTCCCGGCGCTCTGGATAGGCGCGGGAGCGGTGGCCCTTGCGGCACTGACCGCCCTGCTGATCCCCGGCCGCCGCCGCCCGGCGGACGCCGGTCCCCAGGAGGCGTCCCCGGCCGCCGAGGAGCGCGAGTCCATCGCCGTATGA
- a CDS encoding UDP-N-acetylmuramate dehydrogenase codes for MQELHDAPLAPLTTFRLGGPATRLVTATTDDEVVAVVREADAAGIPLLIIGGGSNLVIGDKGFDGTALRIATRGFELSGTKLELAAGEVWTDAVTRTVEAGLAGIECLAGIPGSAGATPIQNVGAYGQEVSRTITEVVAYDRRAGEKVTVPNAECAFSYRHSRFKQDPERYVVLRVRFELEDADGLSAPLKYAETARALGVGAGDRVPAAAARETVLKLRAGKGMVLDPEDHDTWSAGSFFTNPILEQAAYEAFLARVHDRLGPDTAPPAFPAGEGRTKTSAAWLIDKAGFTKGYGTGPARISTKHTLALTNRGEATTEDLLALAREVVAGVREAFGVTLVNEPVTVGVSL; via the coding sequence GTGCAGGAACTCCACGACGCTCCCCTCGCCCCCCTGACCACCTTCCGGCTCGGCGGCCCCGCGACCCGCCTCGTCACGGCCACCACCGACGACGAGGTGGTCGCTGTCGTACGCGAGGCGGACGCCGCAGGGATCCCGCTGCTGATCATCGGCGGTGGCAGCAATCTGGTCATCGGGGACAAGGGCTTCGACGGCACCGCGCTCCGCATCGCCACGCGGGGCTTCGAACTCTCCGGTACGAAGCTGGAGTTGGCGGCTGGTGAGGTCTGGACGGACGCGGTCACCCGCACTGTCGAAGCAGGGCTCGCCGGCATCGAGTGCCTGGCCGGTATCCCCGGCTCGGCCGGTGCGACGCCGATCCAGAACGTCGGCGCGTACGGTCAGGAAGTCTCCCGCACCATCACCGAGGTCGTCGCCTACGACCGCCGCGCCGGCGAGAAGGTCACCGTCCCGAATGCGGAGTGCGCCTTCTCGTACCGCCACAGCCGCTTCAAGCAGGACCCCGAGCGCTACGTCGTGCTGCGCGTCCGCTTCGAGCTGGAGGACGCGGACGGACTGTCGGCCCCTCTGAAGTACGCCGAGACGGCCCGCGCCCTGGGCGTCGGGGCCGGCGACCGCGTCCCGGCCGCCGCGGCCCGCGAGACCGTACTCAAGCTGCGCGCAGGCAAGGGCATGGTGCTGGACCCCGAGGACCACGACACCTGGTCCGCAGGGTCCTTCTTCACCAATCCGATCCTTGAGCAGGCCGCGTACGAGGCCTTTCTGGCACGCGTCCACGACCGCCTCGGCCCGGACACCGCGCCGCCCGCCTTCCCGGCGGGGGAGGGGCGCACCAAGACCTCGGCGGCCTGGCTGATCGACAAGGCCGGCTTCACCAAGGGATACGGCACCGGGCCCGCGCGGATCTCCACCAAGCACACGCTCGCCCTCACCAACCGGGGCGAGGCCACCACCGAGGACCTGCTGGCGCTCGCCCGCGAGGTCGTGGCGGGTGTGCGCGAGGCGTTCGGCGTGACGCTGGTCAATGAGCCGGTGACGGTCGGCGTCAGCCTGTAA
- a CDS encoding NAD(P)-dependent oxidoreductase, which produces MRLAVFGATGGIGQEIVTQALAAGHEVTAVVRDPARFTVTGPGLQVFRADLKEGESLREAVAGRDAVLSGLGARRRADAGIAAKLTRSVLWAMEAEGTRRLLVVSAAPLGPVPERQPLLDRAILAVVGAALKAVYDDLRNMEEELARSATDWTSVRPPRLLDKALTGSYRTVVGGSPRRGRVIGRADVAHAMLAMVDDPATVKQGVGVAY; this is translated from the coding sequence ATGAGACTCGCGGTTTTCGGCGCTACCGGCGGCATCGGGCAGGAGATCGTCACGCAGGCACTGGCGGCGGGGCACGAGGTGACCGCGGTGGTGCGCGACCCTGCACGGTTCACGGTCACGGGCCCCGGCCTGCAGGTGTTCCGCGCGGATCTGAAGGAGGGCGAGTCGCTGCGGGAGGCCGTCGCCGGGCGCGACGCGGTGCTCTCCGGTCTCGGCGCACGCAGGCGCGCGGACGCCGGGATCGCGGCGAAGCTGACGCGCTCGGTGCTCTGGGCGATGGAGGCGGAGGGGACACGTCGCCTGCTGGTGGTGAGCGCGGCCCCGCTCGGCCCGGTCCCGGAGCGCCAGCCCCTGCTGGACCGCGCGATTCTGGCGGTCGTCGGCGCGGCACTGAAGGCTGTGTACGACGACCTCCGGAACATGGAGGAGGAGTTGGCACGCAGCGCGACGGACTGGACTTCGGTACGCCCGCCGCGGCTGCTGGACAAGGCGCTGACGGGCTCGTACCGGACGGTCGTCGGCGGCAGTCCGCGCCGCGGCAGGGTGATCGGCAGGGCGGATGTGGCACACGCGATGCTGGCGATGGTCGACGATCCGGCGACGGTGAAGCAGGGAGTCGGGGTCGCGTACTAG
- a CDS encoding TetR/AcrR family transcriptional regulator, translating to MQKPARARILDAAHELLLTIGLARATTKEIAKAAGCSEAALYKYFASKEELFVTVLRERLPRLTPLLDGLTADPARRTVEQNLTEIAREAALFYAQSFPIAASLYAEPRLKQRHDAALRELGAGPHMPIRGLDAYLRAEQDAGRVRADADTYAGASLLLGACAQRAFAYDMTDDGKPPQPLDEFAAGIARTLLRGIS from the coding sequence ATGCAGAAGCCGGCCCGCGCCCGGATCCTCGACGCCGCGCATGAGCTCCTGCTCACCATCGGCCTCGCCCGTGCCACCACCAAGGAGATCGCCAAGGCGGCCGGCTGCTCGGAAGCGGCGCTCTACAAGTACTTCGCGAGCAAGGAGGAGCTCTTCGTGACCGTACTGAGGGAGCGGCTGCCCAGGCTCACGCCGCTGCTGGACGGACTGACCGCCGACCCGGCGCGGCGCACCGTCGAGCAGAACCTCACGGAGATCGCCCGCGAGGCCGCGCTCTTCTACGCCCAGAGCTTCCCGATCGCCGCCTCGCTCTACGCCGAACCCCGGCTCAAGCAGCGCCACGACGCGGCCCTGCGCGAGCTGGGCGCGGGCCCGCACATGCCGATCCGGGGCCTCGACGCCTATCTGCGCGCCGAGCAGGATGCCGGCCGGGTGCGCGCCGACGCGGACACCTACGCGGGCGCGTCCCTGCTTCTCGGTGCCTGTGCCCAGCGGGCCTTCGCGTACGACATGACCGACGACGGAAAGCCTCCGCAGCCGCTCGACGAGTTCGCCGCCGGAATCGCCCGCACTCTGCTGCGCGGAATCAGCTGA
- a CDS encoding adenosine deaminase — MEQVRARGGAAERDLRLLPKAHLHLHFTGSMRPTTLLELANKYGVHLPDALTSGEPPKLRATDERGWFRFQRLYDIARSCLRSPEDIQRLVREAAEEDVRDGSGWLEIQVDPTSYAPMLGGLIPALEVILDAVERAGRETGLGMRVLVAANRMKHPLDARTLARLAVRYADRGVVGFGLSNDERRGMARDFDRAFAIAREGGLLAAPHGGELTGPASVRDCLDDLRASRIGHGVRAAEDPRLLRKLAERAVTCEVCPSSNVALGVYEKPADVPLRTLFDAGVPMALGADDPLLFGSRLAAQYELARKHHGFTDTELAELARQSVRGSAAPEEVRNKLLSGIDDWLTAPPVS; from the coding sequence ATGGAGCAAGTTCGTGCCCGCGGCGGAGCCGCTGAAAGAGACCTCAGGCTGCTGCCGAAAGCCCATCTGCATCTGCACTTCACCGGGTCGATGCGGCCCACCACCTTGCTCGAGCTCGCCAACAAGTACGGCGTCCATCTGCCCGATGCCCTGACGAGCGGCGAACCGCCGAAGCTACGGGCGACCGACGAGCGCGGCTGGTTCCGCTTCCAGCGGCTCTACGACATCGCGCGGTCCTGTCTGCGCTCGCCCGAGGACATCCAGCGGCTGGTGCGCGAGGCGGCCGAGGAGGACGTGCGGGACGGCTCGGGATGGCTTGAGATCCAGGTCGACCCGACCTCGTACGCCCCCATGCTGGGCGGGCTGATCCCGGCGCTGGAGGTCATCCTGGACGCGGTGGAGCGCGCCGGACGGGAGACCGGTCTCGGTATGCGGGTGCTGGTCGCCGCCAACCGTATGAAGCATCCGCTGGACGCCCGTACCCTCGCCCGCCTGGCGGTGCGGTACGCGGACCGGGGTGTCGTCGGTTTCGGCCTCTCCAACGACGAACGCCGGGGCATGGCACGGGACTTCGACCGCGCCTTCGCGATCGCCAGGGAGGGCGGTCTGCTGGCGGCGCCGCACGGCGGCGAGCTGACCGGACCCGCCTCGGTACGGGACTGCCTGGACGATCTGCGCGCCTCGCGGATCGGCCACGGTGTACGGGCCGCGGAGGACCCACGGCTGCTGCGGAAGCTGGCCGAGCGGGCGGTGACCTGCGAGGTGTGCCCCTCCTCGAATGTGGCCCTGGGGGTGTACGAGAAGCCGGCGGACGTACCGCTGCGGACGCTGTTCGACGCCGGGGTGCCGATGGCGCTCGGGGCGGACGACCCGCTGCTCTTCGGCTCACGGCTGGCCGCGCAGTACGAGCTGGCGCGCAAGCACCACGGTTTCACCGACACGGAGCTGGCGGAGCTGGCCCGGCAGTCCGTGCGCGGCTCGGCGGCACCGGAGGAGGTCAGGAACAAGCTGCTGTCCGGCATCGACGACTGGCTGACCGCCCCGCCGGTCAGCTGA
- a CDS encoding pyridoxal phosphate-dependent aminotransferase yields the protein MSAATPPTERRVSARIGAISESATLAVDAKAKALKAAGRPVIGFGAGEPDFPTPDYIVEAAIEACRNPKYHRYTPAGGLPELKAAIAAKTLRDSGYEVEASQILVTNGGKQAIYEAFAAILDPGDEVIVPAPYWTTYPESIRLAGGVPIDVVADETTGYRVSVEQLEAARTERTKVVLFVSPSNPTGAVYSEADAEAIGRWAAEHGLWVLTDEIYEHLVYGDAKFTSLPAIVPELREKCIVVNGVAKTYAMTGWRVGWMIAPKDVIKAATNLQSHATSNVSNVAQVAALAAVSGNLDAVAEMRTAFDRRRQTIVRMLNEIDGVLCPTPEGAFYAYPSVKALLGKEIRGKRPQTSVDLAALILDEVEVAVVPGEAFGTPGYLRLSYALGDEDLVEGVSRIQKLLAEARD from the coding sequence ATGAGCGCTGCAACCCCTCCCACCGAGCGCCGGGTCTCCGCCCGCATCGGCGCGATCTCCGAGTCCGCGACCCTCGCCGTCGACGCCAAGGCAAAGGCCCTCAAGGCCGCCGGGCGCCCGGTGATCGGCTTCGGCGCGGGTGAGCCGGACTTCCCGACACCCGACTACATCGTCGAGGCCGCGATCGAGGCCTGCCGCAACCCGAAGTACCACCGCTACACACCGGCCGGCGGGCTCCCCGAGCTCAAGGCCGCCATCGCCGCGAAGACGCTGCGCGACTCCGGCTACGAGGTCGAGGCCTCCCAGATCCTGGTCACCAACGGTGGCAAGCAGGCGATCTACGAGGCGTTCGCGGCGATCCTGGACCCGGGCGACGAGGTCATCGTGCCGGCTCCGTACTGGACGACCTACCCCGAGTCGATCCGCCTCGCGGGCGGTGTACCGATCGACGTCGTGGCCGACGAGACCACCGGTTACCGGGTCTCCGTCGAGCAGCTGGAGGCGGCGCGCACGGAGCGTACGAAGGTCGTTCTCTTCGTCTCGCCCTCGAACCCGACGGGTGCGGTCTACAGCGAGGCCGACGCCGAGGCGATCGGCCGCTGGGCCGCCGAACACGGCCTGTGGGTTCTCACCGACGAGATCTACGAGCACCTGGTCTACGGCGACGCGAAGTTCACCTCGCTCCCCGCGATCGTCCCCGAGCTGCGCGAGAAGTGCATCGTCGTCAACGGTGTCGCCAAGACGTACGCGATGACCGGCTGGCGCGTGGGGTGGATGATCGCCCCCAAGGACGTGATCAAGGCCGCGACCAACCTGCAGTCGCACGCCACGTCGAACGTCTCCAATGTCGCGCAGGTCGCGGCGCTGGCAGCGGTCTCCGGGAACCTGGACGCGGTCGCCGAGATGCGGACCGCCTTCGACCGGCGCCGCCAGACCATCGTGCGGATGCTGAACGAGATCGACGGTGTGCTCTGCCCGACCCCCGAGGGCGCGTTCTACGCGTACCCCTCGGTGAAGGCGCTGCTGGGCAAGGAGATCCGCGGGAAGCGTCCGCAGACCTCGGTCGATCTTGCCGCGCTGATTCTGGACGAGGTCGAGGTGGCAGTGGTCCCCGGCGAGGCATTCGGTACGCCGGGCTATCTGCGGCTTTCGTACGCGCTGGGCGACGAGGACCTGGTCGAGGGTGTCTCGCGGATCCAGAAGCTGCTGGCCGAGGCGCGCGACTGA
- the secE gene encoding preprotein translocase subunit SecE: MTDAVGSIDMPDADDEAPESKKRTRKGGKRGKKGPLGRLALFYRQIIAELRKVVWPTRSQLTTYTTVVIVFVVVMIGLVTVIDYGFQEAVKYVFG; the protein is encoded by the coding sequence GTGACGGACGCCGTGGGCTCCATCGACATGCCTGATGCCGATGACGAGGCGCCGGAGTCGAAGAAGAGGACCCGCAAGGGTGGCAAGCGCGGGAAGAAGGGCCCTCTGGGCCGTCTCGCGCTCTTCTACCGGCAGATCATCGCCGAGCTGCGCAAGGTCGTCTGGCCCACCCGCAGCCAGCTGACCACGTACACCACAGTGGTGATTGTCTTCGTAGTCGTCATGATTGGTCTGGTGACCGTGATTGACTATGGGTTCCAGGAAGCCGTCAAGTACGTCTTCGGCTGA
- the nusG gene encoding transcription termination/antitermination protein NusG, with amino-acid sequence MSDPNLNDAVEPVEGEETAATAEAAEAAPDTVDIDALDDDALDIIEGADEVDLAEAADDAVGEPAERVAMHVEGEATALAEVEEDEAAAADVDVDVEETAEADGDAEEAADAEAAEPEAPVDAVTALRDELRGLPGEWYVIHTYAGYEKRVKANLEQRAVSLNVEDFIYQAEVPEEEIVQIKNGERKNVRQNKLPGYVLVRMDLTNESWGVVRNTPGVTGFVGNAYDPYPLTLDEIVKMLAPEAEEKAAREAAEAEGKPAPSRKVEVQVLDFEVGDSVTVTDGPFATLQATINEINADSKKVKGLVEIFGRETPVELSFDQIQKN; translated from the coding sequence GTGTCTGACCCGAACCTGAACGACGCCGTCGAGCCCGTGGAGGGCGAAGAGACTGCGGCGACGGCCGAGGCGGCCGAGGCTGCGCCGGACACGGTCGACATCGACGCGCTCGACGACGACGCGCTCGACATCATCGAAGGGGCCGACGAGGTCGACCTCGCCGAGGCTGCCGACGACGCCGTGGGCGAGCCGGCCGAGCGGGTCGCGATGCACGTCGAGGGCGAAGCCACCGCCCTTGCCGAGGTGGAAGAGGACGAGGCCGCCGCGGCCGACGTCGACGTCGACGTCGAAGAGACTGCCGAGGCCGACGGCGATGCCGAAGAGGCTGCCGATGCCGAGGCGGCCGAGCCCGAGGCCCCGGTCGACGCGGTTACCGCTCTCCGTGACGAACTTCGCGGACTGCCCGGCGAGTGGTACGTCATCCACACGTACGCCGGGTACGAGAAGCGCGTGAAGGCGAATCTGGAGCAGCGTGCCGTCTCGCTGAACGTCGAGGACTTCATCTACCAGGCCGAAGTGCCCGAGGAAGAGATCGTCCAGATCAAGAACGGCGAGCGCAAGAACGTCCGCCAGAACAAGCTTCCCGGCTATGTGCTCGTTCGCATGGACCTGACCAACGAGTCCTGGGGCGTCGTCCGCAACACCCCTGGCGTCACCGGCTTCGTGGGCAACGCCTACGACCCGTACCCGCTGACCCTGGACGAGATCGTCAAGATGCTCGCCCCGGAGGCCGAGGAGAAGGCCGCCCGCGAGGCCGCCGAGGCCGAGGGCAAGCCGGCTCCGTCCCGCAAGGTCGAGGTCCAGGTGCTGGACTTCGAGGTCGGCGACTCGGTCACCGTCACCGACGGCCCGTTCGCGACGCTGCAGGCCACGATCAACGAGATCAACGCCGACTCGAAGAAGGTCAAGGGCCTCGTCGAGATCTTCGGCCGCGAGACCCCGGTCGAGCTCAGCTTCGACCAGATCCAGAAGAACTAG
- the rplK gene encoding 50S ribosomal protein L11, translating to MPPKKKKVTGLIKLQIQAGAANPAPPVGPALGQHGVNIMEFCKAYNAATESQRGMVVPVEITVYEDRSFTFITKTPPAAKLILKAAGVDKGSGEPHKTKVAKLTGAQVREIATVKMPDLNANDLDAASKIIAGTARSMGITVEG from the coding sequence ATGCCTCCCAAGAAGAAGAAGGTCACGGGGCTTATCAAGCTCCAGATCCAGGCCGGCGCGGCCAACCCGGCTCCGCCGGTCGGCCCCGCACTCGGTCAGCACGGCGTCAACATCATGGAGTTCTGCAAGGCCTACAACGCCGCGACCGAGTCGCAGCGTGGCATGGTCGTGCCGGTGGAGATCACGGTCTACGAGGACCGCTCCTTCACCTTCATCACCAAGACTCCGCCGGCCGCCAAGCTGATCCTCAAGGCCGCGGGTGTGGACAAGGGCTCCGGCGAGCCGCACAAGACCAAGGTTGCCAAGCTCACCGGCGCCCAGGTCCGCGAGATCGCCACGGTCAAGATGCCCGACCTGAACGCCAACGACCTGGACGCCGCGTCGAAGATCATCGCCGGCACCGCCCGTTCCATGGGCATCACGGTCGAGGGCTGA